The proteins below are encoded in one region of Salmo salar chromosome ssa02, Ssal_v3.1, whole genome shotgun sequence:
- the gja9a gene encoding gap junction alpha-9 protein encodes MGDWNFLGGILEEVHIHSTMVGKIWLTILFIFRMLVLGVAAEDVWNDEQADFICNTEQPGCRNVCYDLAFPISLIRFWVLQVIFVSSPSLVYMGHALYRLRALEKERQKKKVLLRRELELVDVEMVAARKTIEREVRQLEQGKLNKAPLSGSLLRTYVAHIITRSAVEVGFITGQYILYGFQLSPLFKCEREPCPNAVDCFVSRPTEKSVFMVFMQCIAVVSLFLNILEIMHLGYKKVKKGILDYYPHLQDELDDFYSSKTKKDSVVHQTCIASSGCKPTMASAPSGYNLLLERAQDGHTYPSLINASAFLPVQGELAGKQSVEEQKNAAHSPTEHNSNSNNTSSDSRSPPCDSVTPPKQEEPEESADSPMHRRDASHASSCPTLLVGAGRKTWRVNAPSNCSTVVEGKSSDTDSYGGAKASGGYQARTASKSEPKMRPSTPDSLEDSSSGSQHSPRPPSSNRRPSSTSNASSRRAPTDLQV; translated from the coding sequence ATGGGGGATTGGAATTTTCTAGGGGGGATATTGGAGGAGGTGCATATCCACTCCACTATGGTGGGAAAGATCTGGCTCACCATCCTATTCATCTTCCGCATGCTGGTGCTGGGTGTGGCGGCCGAGGACGTGTGGAACGATGAACAGGCCGACTTCATCTGCAACACGGAGCAGCCCGGGTGCCGGAACGTCTGCTACGACCTGGCTTTCCCCATCTCCCTCATCCGCTTCTGGGTCCTTCAGGTCATCTTTGTCTCATCGCCCTCGCTGGTGTACATGGGACATGCTCTCTACCGCCTCCGAGCCCTGGAGAAGGAGCGGCAGAAAAAGAAGGTCCTGCTGCGTCGCGAGCTGGAGCTGGTGGACGTGGAGATGGTGGCAGCTCGGAAAACAATTGAGCGAGAGGTGAGGCAGCTGGAGCAAGGCAAGCTCAACAAGGCTCCGCTGTCGGGGTCCCTGCTGCGTACCTACGTGGCCCACATCATTACCCGCTCCGCCGTGGAGGTAGGCTTTATAACGGGCCAGTACATCCTCTATGGcttccagctctcccctctcttcaagTGCGAGCGTGAGCCTTGCCCCAACGCGGTGGACTGCTTCGTCTCCCGGCCCACAGAGAAGAGTGTCTTCATGGTCTTTATGCAATGCATCGCTGTAGTCTCCCTCTTCCTAAACATCTTGGAGATCATGCACCTGGGCTACAAGAAGGTCAAGAAGGGCATCCTGGACTACTATCCACACTTGCAAGACGAGCTTGACGACTTCTATTCCAGCAAAACCAAGAAAGACTCCGTGGTGCATCAGACATGCATTGCTTCCTCAGGCTGCAAGCCCACCATGGCCTCCGCGCCCAGTGGCTACAACCTCCTACTGGAGCGGGCCCAGGACGGTCACACCTACCCCTCCCTTATCAACGCATCTGCCTTCCTCCCTGTTCAGGGTGAACTGGCTGGTAAACAGAGCGTGGAAGAACAAAAAAATGCTGCACATAGCCCGACAGAGCACAACTCCAACTCCAATAACACCAGCAGTGACAGCCGCTCACCGCCCTGCGACTCAGTGACCCCGCCAAAGCAGGAGGAGCCAGAGGAGTCTGCAGACTCTCCCATGCACCGAAGGGACGCATCTCACGCTTCCTCCTGCCCGACATTGCTAGTAGGTGCCGGAAGGAAAACATGGAGGGTCAACGCTCCCTCAAATTGTTCCACAGTGGTGGAGGGCAAAAGCTCAGACACAGATTCTTATGGGGGTGCTAAGGCCAGTGGTGGGTACCAAGCCCGGACTGCATCGAAATCGGAACCCAAAATGCGTCCCTCCACCCCAGACTCACTGGAGGACTCAAGTTCAGGGTCACAGCATAGTCCCAGACCACCCTCTTCCAATCGCCGACCATCATCCACAAGCAACGCAAGCAGTAGGCGAGCCCCCACAGATTTACAAGTTTGA
- the LOC106582967 gene encoding c-Myc-binding protein, whose amino-acid sequence MAHYRASESKREHFRRYLEKAGVLDSLTSVLVALYEETEKPNNALDFLKQHLGVAGQESADTEALQQELRDMRQRCELLAEENKDLKNRLQRYEPTQEDGAAE is encoded by the exons ATGGCACACTACAGA GCTTCAGAGTCCAAACGAGAGCATTTTCGGAGATACCTGGAGAAGGCTGGTGTCCTTGACAGCCTCACCAGTG TGCTGGTGGCATTGTATGAAGAGACGGAGAAACCCAACAATGCCCTTGA TTTCCTCAAGCAGCACTTGGGTGTGGCTGGCCAGGAGTCTGCAGACACTGAGGCACTCCAGCAGGAGCTGAGAGACATGAGGCAGAGGTGTGAGCTGCTGGCGGAGGAAAACAAAGACCTCAAGAACAGG CTTCAGCGCTATGAGCCTACGCAAGAGGATGGCGCTGCCGAATAA
- the rragc gene encoding ras-related GTP-binding protein C, translated as MSIQYEVEPLADSYGVADSFPKDFGYGEEEADIEDSPTPSDSKPRILLMGLRRSGKSSIQKVVFST; from the coding sequence ATGTCGATTCAGTACGAAGTGGAACCGCTGGCAGACAGCTACGGGGTAGCGGACTCGTTTCCCAAAGATTTTGGCTATGGAGAAGAGGAGGCCGACATCGAGGATAGCCCAACTCCATCTGACAGCAAACCTAGAATTCTGTTGATGGGTTTGCGAAGAAGTGGCAAGTCGTCAATACAGAAGGTAG